A window of Streptomyces marispadix contains these coding sequences:
- a CDS encoding sensor histidine kinase: protein MRNRLLASVVLCSIAVIGAGTPAVLTSYGDLTESQRLVERAELDKRAISLGHALADERDGMVEYVAAGRTSRNGAGVTEEQRARVDRQITEIRETAPASVRKALGKLPRLRQEAQAGRSGALDVHAAYTATIKTLQDVGAEVARSLPARATDGGGSGAAHTLPDLGQAVAQASSARGLLRGALAAGGPQRAMTAEAQRATVREQAALADFGDGAGSSARERFAKTVTGADVSVAERYLARLTDQPYLSPSDRAMSHDRIDAALSARVDGMRGVQSSFAAEELKHLERLRDGDVTTLEWRIALVAACLLLAAGISVHTARSMARPLSVLKRGSRRLASDPAGEEPVVFHGRNDEFAEVVRSLNTLRETLVAVQERAAEAEADNTYLVRHKDALTAERDRARGEFEKLKERLDALSGAVHGTFVNLALRTLGLVERQLGVIEDLEEKESDPGRLSTLFKLDHLATRMRRYSENLLLLAGAEHVTAGHSGPVPLLDVVRAAISEIERYERVELGTLPPHVQVSGHAADDLSHLVSELLDNAATFSPPDAQVQLSGWLLESGEVMLSIEDEGIGVTSRRLAALNARLSVPEGQEPPEMEAPGMGSGDRGAEAGLGMGLYVVARLAARHGLRVQLRERRQGGGIAAVVAVPSALLPSRPAPVAAGSGEVPGGGRPEALSSSFPGSVAEANSNALPRRRGGPGAGAEAPAGSSEAPGVGGAGAGSGHGDDPLVTAAEQAVRDAGIAARDAGDAGASGAPEEHGWAPGESGTRAGHDPEPEPGDGPAEAGPTEDGPAETVAGTGTWHGTETPGPGPRRARHAAPGAGPAHESALTQESGPAQRTGPVGEPGGAHETAPVQQTAPAPESGPAPEAGPAGPRAGLPEQPRVTDKGLPKRTPHHVEAQTNSAPPRRQSANAEEMRRRLGGFQRGAAHGRRDAAVETGADENVIDRRGAQSDGGTAEEART from the coding sequence GTGCGCAACCGTCTGCTGGCCTCAGTGGTGCTCTGCTCGATCGCGGTGATCGGGGCGGGAACTCCCGCCGTGCTCACCTCATACGGCGACCTCACCGAGTCCCAGCGGCTGGTGGAGCGCGCCGAACTCGACAAGCGGGCCATCTCCCTCGGACACGCCCTCGCCGACGAGCGCGACGGCATGGTCGAGTACGTCGCCGCAGGCCGTACGAGCCGCAACGGCGCCGGTGTCACCGAGGAGCAACGGGCCCGCGTCGACCGGCAGATCACCGAGATCCGGGAGACGGCGCCCGCTTCCGTGCGCAAGGCGCTCGGCAAGCTGCCCCGGCTGCGCCAGGAGGCACAGGCGGGCCGCAGCGGCGCGCTGGACGTGCACGCCGCCTACACCGCCACCATCAAGACCCTTCAGGACGTGGGCGCCGAGGTCGCCCGCTCCCTGCCCGCGCGTGCCACCGACGGCGGCGGCTCGGGTGCCGCGCACACGCTGCCCGACCTGGGCCAGGCCGTGGCGCAGGCGTCCTCGGCGCGCGGGCTGCTGCGCGGTGCGCTGGCCGCCGGCGGGCCACAGCGCGCCATGACCGCCGAGGCGCAGCGCGCCACCGTGAGGGAGCAGGCCGCGCTCGCGGACTTCGGCGACGGCGCGGGCAGTTCGGCACGTGAGAGGTTCGCGAAGACGGTCACCGGCGCCGACGTCTCCGTGGCCGAGCGCTATCTGGCGCGGCTGACCGACCAGCCGTACCTGTCGCCGTCCGACCGTGCGATGAGCCACGACCGCATCGACGCCGCCCTCTCCGCCCGCGTCGACGGGATGCGAGGCGTCCAGTCGTCGTTCGCCGCCGAGGAGTTGAAGCATCTGGAGCGGCTGCGGGACGGCGACGTCACCACGCTGGAGTGGCGGATCGCCCTCGTCGCAGCGTGTCTGCTGCTGGCCGCGGGCATCAGCGTGCACACGGCGCGGTCGATGGCGCGCCCGCTGTCGGTGCTCAAGCGCGGCTCGCGCAGGCTCGCGAGCGACCCGGCGGGCGAGGAGCCGGTCGTCTTCCACGGCAGGAACGACGAGTTCGCCGAGGTCGTACGCTCGCTCAACACCCTGCGCGAGACCCTCGTGGCCGTACAGGAGCGTGCTGCCGAGGCGGAGGCCGACAACACCTATCTGGTACGCCACAAGGACGCGCTGACCGCCGAACGCGACCGTGCGCGCGGCGAGTTCGAGAAACTGAAGGAGCGGCTCGACGCCCTGTCGGGTGCCGTGCACGGGACCTTCGTCAATCTCGCCCTGCGCACCCTGGGCCTGGTCGAGCGCCAGCTCGGCGTCATCGAGGACCTGGAGGAGAAGGAGAGCGACCCGGGCCGGCTCAGCACGCTGTTCAAGCTCGACCACCTGGCGACGCGGATGCGGCGCTACAGCGAGAACCTGCTGCTTCTCGCCGGCGCCGAGCACGTCACCGCCGGCCACTCGGGACCCGTACCGCTGCTGGACGTCGTGCGGGCCGCCATCAGTGAGATCGAGCGCTACGAGCGTGTGGAGCTCGGCACACTGCCGCCGCACGTACAGGTCTCCGGTCACGCGGCGGACGACCTGAGCCACCTCGTCTCCGAACTCCTCGACAACGCCGCCACGTTCTCCCCGCCGGACGCCCAAGTGCAGCTCTCCGGCTGGCTGCTGGAGAGCGGCGAGGTGATGCTCTCCATCGAGGACGAGGGCATAGGCGTCACCAGCAGAAGACTCGCCGCGCTCAACGCCAGGCTGAGCGTCCCCGAGGGGCAGGAGCCCCCGGAGATGGAGGCACCGGGCATGGGGAGCGGGGACCGCGGCGCGGAGGCCGGGCTCGGCATGGGCCTCTACGTGGTCGCACGGCTCGCGGCACGGCACGGGTTGCGGGTCCAGTTGCGGGAGCGGCGGCAGGGCGGCGGCATAGCGGCCGTCGTGGCCGTACCGAGCGCGCTGCTGCCGTCGCGGCCGGCGCCGGTCGCGGCGGGGTCCGGGGAGGTACCGGGTGGAGGCCGTCCCGAGGCGCTCTCGTCGTCGTTCCCCGGTTCGGTCGCGGAGGCCAACTCCAATGCGCTGCCCCGCCGTCGGGGCGGCCCGGGCGCAGGAGCCGAAGCACCCGCCGGAAGCAGCGAGGCCCCGGGAGTCGGCGGAGCCGGAGCCGGCAGCGGACACGGCGACGATCCGCTGGTCACGGCAGCCGAACAGGCCGTTCGCGACGCGGGGATCGCCGCTCGCGACGCGGGCGACGCAGGTGCTTCGGGCGCCCCCGAGGAACACGGCTGGGCGCCGGGCGAGTCGGGCACCCGGGCGGGTCACGACCCGGAGCCGGAGCCCGGGGACGGGCCCGCGGAGGCCGGGCCAACGGAAGACGGGCCCGCCGAAACCGTTGCGGGCACCGGGACTTGGCATGGCACGGAGACCCCGGGCCCCGGGCCGCGCAGGGCCCGCCACGCCGCCCCCGGAGCCGGACCCGCGCACGAGTCCGCCCTCACGCAGGAGTCCGGCCCCGCGCAGCGCACCGGCCCCGTAGGGGAGCCCGGCGGCGCACACGAGACAGCCCCCGTTCAACAGACAGCTCCCGCACCGGAGTCCGGCCCCGCGCCCGAGGCCGGACCCGCCGGACCCCGCGCCGGTCTCCCGGAGCAGCCGAGGGTGACCGACAAGGGACTCCCCAAGCGGACCCCGCACCATGTGGAGGCGCAGACGAACTCGGCGCCGCCGCGCAGGCAGAGCGCGAACGCCGAGGAGATGCGCCGCCGCCTGGGCGGTTTCCAGCGGGGCGCCGCCCACGGACGCCGTGACGCGGCCGTCGAGACCGGCGCTGATGAGAATGTGATCGACCGACGGGGGGCGCAGTCCGATGGTGGTACCGCCGAGGAGGCTCGCACGTGA
- a CDS encoding roadblock/LC7 domain-containing protein, translating into MNAPTTRTTGSTQARNLRWLLENLVDEVPGILSVAVVSSDGLLLLASDQQAQTAADDAAATGASGDPRQGDGAADGDGGSGRHRGAAEPPAVRRSSRRSPKGSSADLATIVSGLGSLTLGAAKLMNGGEIRQTVVAMEEGSLFVMSISDGSLLGVHATPDCDMSVIAYHMALFVGRAGHVLTPELRTELRSSMELDK; encoded by the coding sequence GTGAACGCGCCCACCACGCGCACTACCGGCAGCACCCAAGCGCGCAATCTGCGCTGGCTGTTGGAGAACCTTGTCGACGAGGTGCCGGGCATCCTGTCCGTCGCCGTCGTCTCGTCCGACGGACTTCTGCTGCTGGCCTCCGACCAGCAGGCGCAGACCGCCGCTGACGACGCCGCCGCCACCGGCGCGTCCGGCGACCCGCGTCAGGGCGACGGCGCCGCGGACGGCGACGGCGGCTCCGGGCGGCACAGAGGCGCCGCCGAGCCCCCTGCGGTCCGCAGGAGCAGCCGCCGCAGCCCGAAGGGTTCGAGCGCCGACCTGGCCACCATCGTCTCCGGACTCGGATCGCTGACTCTCGGCGCCGCGAAGCTGATGAACGGCGGTGAGATCCGGCAGACCGTGGTCGCCATGGAAGAGGGCTCGCTCTTCGTGATGTCGATAAGCGACGGTTCCCTGCTCGGTGTGCACGCCACGCCGGACTGCGACATGAGCGTCATCGCCTACCACATGGCGCTCTTCGTCGGCCGCGCCGGCCATGTCCTAACGCCCGAACTCCGAACCGAACTGCGCTCGTCGATGGAGCTGGACAAGTGA
- a CDS encoding DUF742 domain-containing protein, translated as MTPASSPSSPPPLPVRRESGKSKRVRPYTLTGGRTRFGHVLLVETIVAAIEAPEERPELTSGGLRDRVMPEMRAIVELCRRMRSVAEIAALLKMPLGVVRVLLSDLADQGRVRVHGTGHGSDRPDRALLERVLGGLRRL; from the coding sequence GTGACACCTGCTTCTTCCCCTTCCTCTCCGCCTCCGTTGCCCGTACGGCGTGAGAGCGGCAAGTCGAAGAGAGTCCGCCCCTACACCCTCACCGGAGGCCGTACCCGCTTCGGCCATGTGCTGCTGGTCGAGACGATCGTCGCGGCGATCGAAGCCCCGGAGGAGCGCCCGGAGTTGACCTCCGGCGGTTTGCGTGACCGGGTGATGCCCGAGATGCGGGCGATTGTCGAACTCTGCCGCCGCATGCGGTCGGTGGCTGAGATCGCGGCACTGTTGAAGATGCCTCTGGGCGTGGTACGGGTTCTGCTGAGCGACCTCGCCGATCAAGGACGGGTACGCGTTCATGGCACCGGGCACGGCAGCGACCGGCCCGACCGTGCGCTGTTGGAAAGGGTGCTGGGTGGACTTCGCAGGCTCTGA
- a CDS encoding GTP-binding protein, whose product MDFAGSEPVVEEVRTADGTAPGVQDWQEDLSQAPISTKIVVAGGFGVGKTTLVGSVSEIEPLTTEALMTQASESTDDIASTPDKTTTTVAMDFGRITLESDLVLYLFGTPGQQRFWFMWDDLVRGAIGAVVMADTRRLEDCFPALDYFESCGYPYVVAVNHFEGTTAYEAEDVREALSVPRHVPVVIMDARERSTVLKSLLALVSHALDVTPA is encoded by the coding sequence GTGGACTTCGCAGGCTCTGAGCCGGTCGTGGAAGAAGTGAGGACTGCGGACGGGACCGCGCCCGGAGTTCAGGACTGGCAGGAGGATCTCTCACAGGCCCCCATCTCCACGAAGATCGTGGTGGCGGGCGGCTTCGGCGTGGGCAAGACGACGCTGGTCGGTTCGGTCTCCGAGATCGAACCGCTGACGACCGAGGCGTTGATGACGCAGGCGAGCGAGTCCACGGACGACATCGCCTCCACGCCGGACAAGACGACGACGACCGTCGCCATGGACTTCGGCCGCATCACCCTCGAATCGGACCTGGTGCTCTATCTGTTCGGTACGCCGGGCCAGCAGCGCTTCTGGTTCATGTGGGACGACCTGGTGCGCGGCGCCATCGGTGCCGTCGTCATGGCGGACACCCGGCGCCTGGAGGACTGCTTCCCCGCGCTGGACTATTTCGAGAGCTGCGGGTATCCGTACGTCGTCGCGGTGAACCACTTCGAGGGCACCACCGCGTACGAAGCCGAGGACGTGCGGGAAGCCCTGTCCGTGCCCCGGCATGTGCCTGTCGTGATCATGGACGCACGGGAGCGGAGCACCGTCCTGAAGTCCCTGCTCGCGCTGGTCAGTCACGCCCTGGACGTCACGCCCGCCTGA
- a CDS encoding styrene monooxygenase/indole monooxygenase family protein, whose product MRKILIVGAGQAGLQLALGLQTQGYEVTVMSNRTADEIRGGRVMSTQMQFHTALQNERDIEVNFWESQTPKVEGLGVSVADPESVQGPGETQRAIDWLGRLDNYAQSVDQRVKMSGWMETFAQRGGQLVIHGAAVSDLDFFAKKYDLVLVAAGKGELVSMFERDAERSPYDAPQRALAVSYVNGLGPRPEHPDTEAVRCNLVPGVGELFVMPCLTTSGRCDILFWEGIPGGPLDVFQGIKDPNEQLAKTLELMEQFTPWEYARATKVELTDANGTLSGRYAPTVRKPVGRLPSGGAVLGVADVVVANDPITGQGSNSASKCAAAYLKSILERGDKPFDEEWMQQTFDRFWADVQHTTKWTNAMLAPPPEHVLNIIGAGGQLQPVADRFANGFNNPADFEEYLYDPAKAEAYLGSFAEG is encoded by the coding sequence ATGCGGAAGATACTCATTGTCGGAGCCGGACAGGCGGGACTTCAGCTCGCGCTGGGCCTCCAGACGCAGGGCTACGAGGTCACCGTGATGTCGAACCGCACGGCCGACGAGATACGCGGCGGCCGCGTCATGTCGACGCAGATGCAGTTCCACACCGCGCTCCAGAACGAGCGTGACATCGAGGTCAACTTCTGGGAGAGCCAGACGCCGAAGGTCGAGGGCCTGGGCGTCTCCGTCGCCGACCCGGAGTCGGTGCAGGGCCCCGGCGAGACCCAGCGCGCCATCGACTGGCTGGGGAGGCTGGACAATTACGCGCAGTCCGTCGACCAGCGCGTGAAGATGTCCGGCTGGATGGAGACGTTCGCCCAGCGCGGCGGCCAGCTCGTCATCCACGGCGCGGCCGTCTCCGACCTGGACTTCTTCGCCAAGAAGTACGACCTGGTCCTCGTCGCCGCCGGCAAGGGCGAGCTGGTGTCGATGTTCGAGCGCGACGCGGAGCGCTCGCCCTACGACGCACCGCAGCGCGCCCTCGCCGTCAGCTACGTCAACGGCCTGGGACCGCGCCCCGAGCACCCCGACACCGAAGCCGTGCGCTGCAACCTGGTGCCGGGCGTGGGCGAACTGTTCGTGATGCCCTGCCTGACGACGTCCGGCCGCTGCGACATCCTCTTCTGGGAGGGCATCCCCGGCGGCCCGCTGGACGTCTTCCAGGGCATCAAGGACCCGAACGAGCAGCTCGCCAAGACCCTTGAGCTGATGGAGCAGTTCACGCCCTGGGAGTACGCACGGGCCACGAAGGTCGAGCTGACCGACGCCAACGGCACGCTCTCCGGCCGCTACGCCCCGACCGTGAGAAAGCCCGTCGGACGGCTGCCCAGCGGCGGTGCCGTGCTCGGCGTCGCGGACGTGGTCGTCGCCAACGACCCCATCACGGGCCAGGGTTCGAACTCCGCGTCCAAGTGCGCCGCGGCGTATCTGAAGTCCATCCTCGAACGGGGCGACAAGCCCTTCGACGAGGAGTGGATGCAGCAGACCTTCGACCGCTTCTGGGCCGACGTCCAGCACACCACGAAGTGGACGAACGCGATGCTGGCGCCGCCGCCCGAGCACGTCCTCAACATCATCGGCGCGGGCGGCCAACTCCAGCCCGTCGCCGACCGGTTCGCCAACGGCTTCAACAACCCGGCGGACTTCGAGGAGTACCTCTACGACCCGGCGAAGGCCGAGGCGTATCTGGGCAGCTTCGCCGAAGGCTGA
- a CDS encoding C40 family peptidase, with amino-acid sequence MSHRGVPRSIAAGALAAAAVAALAFQPPPVMADPVGKPVGELLRELRVMYEQTESASDAYNRTSAKLERQRKRTHEAERALTSLRSVLAESRRDAGRLARQQYRRGDIGLPPVVQLLLMREPRDTMDGLRLLTRAAGRQALTVHRLVAGEKRQRQLTARARKSLAGQQRLADRKKRQRDAVRSRLHRVERALASLSPEQLTRLRGLEAAQQAGVQRSLMSAHGLRGSKSLRKPSRVGAKAVRFALRQIGKPYRFGAEGPGAYDCSGLTHKAWGKAGRSIPRTSQAQWKTLRHVRMSRLRPGDLVVYYRSASHVAIYAGRGKVVHAPRPGSSVKLSPVGAIPSVRGAVRPDAGMSPLLSYRLPKPLR; translated from the coding sequence GTGTCGCACAGAGGTGTTCCACGCTCCATCGCCGCCGGGGCGTTGGCCGCGGCGGCAGTCGCGGCTCTCGCCTTCCAGCCGCCGCCCGTGATGGCCGACCCCGTCGGCAAGCCCGTCGGCGAACTGCTGCGTGAACTGCGGGTCATGTACGAGCAGACCGAGTCCGCCTCGGACGCGTACAACAGGACCTCCGCGAAGCTGGAGCGGCAGCGCAAGCGCACCCACGAGGCCGAGCGGGCGCTCACTTCGCTGCGCTCCGTGCTCGCCGAGAGCCGCCGCGACGCCGGCCGTCTGGCCCGCCAGCAGTACCGGCGCGGCGACATCGGACTGCCGCCGGTGGTCCAGCTTCTCCTCATGCGTGAGCCCCGCGACACCATGGACGGGCTGCGCCTGCTCACGCGCGCCGCCGGGCGCCAGGCACTGACCGTGCACCGGCTGGTCGCGGGTGAGAAGAGACAGCGTCAGCTCACCGCGCGCGCCCGCAAATCGCTCGCCGGGCAGCAGCGGCTCGCCGACCGCAAGAAGAGGCAGCGCGACGCCGTACGCTCCCGGCTGCACCGGGTCGAGCGCGCTCTGGCGTCGCTGTCCCCCGAGCAGCTCACCCGGCTGCGCGGTCTGGAGGCGGCCCAACAGGCAGGCGTCCAGCGCTCGTTGATGTCCGCGCACGGGCTGCGCGGTTCGAAGTCCCTGCGCAAGCCGTCGCGTGTGGGCGCCAAGGCCGTGAGGTTCGCACTGCGGCAGATCGGCAAGCCGTACCGCTTCGGAGCGGAGGGCCCCGGCGCGTACGACTGCTCGGGGCTCACGCACAAGGCGTGGGGGAAGGCGGGGCGCTCCATCCCGCGGACCAGCCAGGCCCAGTGGAAGACGCTGCGGCATGTGCGGATGAGCAGGCTGCGTCCCGGGGACCTCGTCGTCTACTACAGGAGCGCGTCGCACGTGGCGATCTACGCCGGGCGGGGCAAGGTCGTACACGCGCCGCGGCCCGGTTCGTCCGTGAAGCTGTCACCGGTCGGCGCCATCCCGTCCGTACGGGGTGCGGTGCGGCCCGACGCGGGCATGAGTCCGCTGCTCAGCTACCGGCTGCCGAAGCCGCTGCGCTGA
- a CDS encoding protein kinase domain-containing protein: MIQGMSGLGSADPQGLGPYRLHGVLGNGRMGTVYLGRGAPQRGARKQLVAVRTLRPELIRDRPLRARLRQEMQSAAANVRSRYVADAAGCELDGAKPWIANAFVPGVSLEVLVAKFGPLPESSVRALGGALSRSLMALHAAGITHRDLGPHNVLLAADAPRVVDYGLALGRMSGPATDELADDVFDLGATLVFASSAHQPFAGNMLPMAREDPDLTGVPDGLCPALFACLHKTPDSRPTPGVLATALDLAETAEQPAVDWLPEAYAHEIGTAADAARKLAGRRLFGR; encoded by the coding sequence GTGATCCAAGGGATGTCCGGCCTCGGCAGCGCAGATCCCCAGGGACTGGGCCCGTACCGCCTTCACGGAGTGCTCGGCAACGGCCGTATGGGCACCGTCTATCTGGGGCGGGGGGCACCGCAGCGGGGGGCTCGCAAGCAGCTCGTCGCCGTGCGGACCTTGCGGCCGGAGCTGATCCGCGACCGCCCGCTCAGGGCGCGGCTTCGGCAGGAGATGCAGTCGGCGGCGGCGAATGTACGCAGCAGGTACGTGGCCGACGCCGCGGGCTGCGAACTCGACGGCGCGAAGCCCTGGATAGCCAACGCCTTCGTGCCCGGCGTCTCCCTGGAGGTGCTGGTCGCCAAGTTCGGCCCGCTCCCCGAGTCGTCCGTGCGCGCTCTCGGCGGCGCGCTGTCCCGTTCGCTGATGGCCCTTCACGCGGCGGGCATAACCCACCGCGATCTGGGACCGCACAATGTGCTGCTCGCCGCGGACGCGCCCCGCGTCGTCGACTACGGCCTCGCGCTGGGACGTATGAGCGGCCCCGCCACCGACGAGCTGGCCGACGACGTCTTCGACCTCGGGGCGACCCTCGTCTTCGCCTCCAGCGCCCATCAGCCGTTCGCCGGGAACATGCTTCCCATGGCACGCGAGGACCCCGATCTGACGGGAGTCCCGGACGGTCTGTGCCCGGCGCTCTTCGCCTGTCTGCACAAGACCCCCGATTCCCGCCCTACCCCCGGCGTCCTCGCCACCGCGCTCGATCTGGCCGAGACCGCGGAACAGCCCGCCGTCGACTGGCTGCCGGAGGCGTACGCGCACGAGATCGGCACGGCCGCCGACGCGGCGCGCAAGCTGGCGGGACGCCGTCTCTTCGGCAGGTGA
- the soxR gene encoding redox-sensitive transcriptional activator SoxR — MSNQLSWQAKEATVGELAERAGVAPSALRYYEREGLIRSRRTSGNQRRYSRDTLRRVAFIRASQRLGMPLAAIRDALALLPEGRTPTREDWARVSECWREDLNQRIKLMTQLRDHLTECIGCGCLSLDHCALANPYDKLGEEGPGPRSLAGCDASADGCR, encoded by the coding sequence ATGTCCAACCAACTGTCCTGGCAGGCGAAGGAGGCCACGGTCGGCGAACTCGCCGAGCGTGCCGGAGTCGCACCTTCCGCGCTGCGCTACTACGAGCGCGAAGGCCTCATCCGCAGCCGCCGCACCTCCGGCAACCAGCGCCGCTACAGCCGCGACACCCTCCGCCGCGTCGCGTTCATCCGCGCCTCCCAGCGGCTCGGCATGCCCCTGGCCGCCATCCGCGATGCGCTCGCGCTGCTCCCGGAGGGCCGTACGCCCACGAGGGAGGACTGGGCGAGGGTCTCGGAGTGCTGGCGGGAGGACCTCAACCAGCGCATCAAGCTGATGACGCAGTTGCGCGACCATCTCACCGAGTGCATCGGCTGCGGCTGCCTCTCCCTCGACCACTGCGCGCTGGCCAACCCCTACGACAAGCTCGGCGAAGAGGGCCCCGGCCCGCGCTCGCTCGCCGGCTGCGACGCCTCCGCGGACGGATGCCGCTGA
- a CDS encoding TetR/AcrR family transcriptional regulator, producing MSSSGTAPAYRRLSVDERRTQLIGTALGLFAHHPPEEVSLDDVAATAGVSRPLVYRYFPGGKQQLYEAALRSAADELEQCFAEPQTGPLTLRLVRALDRYLAFVDGHDAGFMALLQGGSVVQTSRTHAIVDEVRRAAADQILFHLGFQPGHEAGPRLRMTVSTWITVVEAASLMWLDEDKQPPVGELRDWLLDHFVALLMASATRDAETARIVRHALDLEEGDGPVGELARRMLPVVGDKGHLLQPPGGL from the coding sequence ATGAGCAGCAGCGGCACGGCCCCGGCGTATCGCAGGCTGAGCGTGGACGAACGGCGTACGCAGCTCATCGGCACCGCGCTCGGCCTCTTCGCCCACCATCCGCCGGAGGAGGTCTCCCTCGACGACGTGGCCGCCACCGCCGGTGTGTCGCGCCCGCTCGTCTACCGCTACTTCCCGGGCGGCAAGCAGCAGTTGTACGAGGCGGCCCTGCGCAGCGCCGCCGACGAGCTGGAGCAGTGCTTCGCCGAGCCGCAGACGGGGCCGCTCACGCTGCGCCTCGTCCGCGCCCTCGACCGCTATCTGGCGTTCGTGGACGGGCACGACGCCGGCTTCATGGCGCTGCTCCAGGGGGGCAGCGTCGTACAGACCTCGCGTACGCACGCGATCGTGGACGAGGTGCGGCGTGCGGCGGCCGACCAGATCCTCTTCCACCTCGGGTTCCAGCCGGGCCACGAGGCGGGCCCCCGGCTGCGGATGACGGTCAGCACCTGGATCACCGTCGTCGAGGCCGCTTCGCTGATGTGGCTCGACGAGGACAAGCAGCCGCCCGTGGGCGAGTTGAGGGACTGGCTGCTGGACCACTTCGTCGCGCTGCTGATGGCGTCGGCCACGAGGGACGCGGAGACGGCGCGGATCGTACGTCACGCGCTGGACCTGGAGGAGGGCGACGGCCCCGTCGGCGAACTGGCACGCCGCATGCTGCCCGTCGTCGGCGACAAGGGCCACCTGCTCCAGCCGCCCGGCGGCCTCTGA
- a CDS encoding AurF N-oxygenase family protein, translating to MTITPDTATPEETGERPLRDALGLLKDRERVAERLLESSKKHSFDPETELDWDADFEEGKWFWPPELVSLYDTPLWKRMSQEQRLDLARHEAASLASLGIWFEVILMQLLVRHIYDKSLTSSHVRYALTEIEDECRHSKMFARMISKSGSPTYRVSRLHHNLARLLKTVSTTPGSFTATLLGEEILDWMQRLTFPDERVQPLVRGVTRIHVVEEARHVRYAREELRRQMVSCPRWEAEFTRISSGEAARVFSISFINPEVYTNVGLDKREAMAQVKASGHRREVMQTGARRLTDFLDEIGVMRGIGRKLWVSSGLLAR from the coding sequence ATGACGATCACCCCTGACACGGCCACCCCCGAAGAGACCGGAGAACGGCCGCTCCGGGACGCCCTCGGACTGCTCAAGGACAGGGAGCGGGTCGCGGAGCGTCTGCTCGAATCCTCGAAGAAGCACTCGTTCGACCCGGAGACCGAGCTGGACTGGGACGCCGACTTCGAAGAAGGCAAGTGGTTCTGGCCGCCCGAGCTGGTGTCCCTCTACGACACCCCGCTGTGGAAGCGGATGTCGCAGGAACAGCGCCTCGACCTCGCACGCCACGAGGCCGCCTCGCTCGCCTCCCTCGGCATCTGGTTCGAGGTCATACTCATGCAGCTCCTGGTGCGCCACATCTACGACAAGTCCCTCACCAGCAGCCATGTGCGGTACGCGCTGACGGAGATCGAGGACGAGTGCCGCCACTCGAAGATGTTCGCCCGCATGATCTCCAAGAGCGGCAGCCCCACCTACCGCGTCTCCCGGCTCCACCACAACCTCGCCCGGCTGCTGAAGACCGTCTCCACCACGCCGGGTTCCTTCACCGCCACGCTCCTCGGCGAGGAGATCCTCGACTGGATGCAGCGGCTGACGTTCCCCGACGAGCGGGTCCAGCCGCTGGTGCGCGGAGTGACCCGCATCCATGTCGTCGAGGAGGCACGTCACGTGCGCTACGCACGTGAGGAGCTGCGCCGCCAGATGGTGAGCTGCCCCCGCTGGGAGGCCGAGTTCACACGCATCAGCTCGGGAGAGGCCGCCCGCGTCTTCTCCATCTCCTTCATCAACCCCGAGGTCTACACGAACGTGGGCCTGGACAAGCGCGAGGCGATGGCCCAGGTCAAGGCGAGCGGCCACCGCCGCGAGGTGATGCAGACCGGCGCCCGGCGGCTCACCGACTTCCTGGACGAGATCGGCGTGATGCGCGGCATCGGCCGGAAGCTGTGGGTCAGTTCGGGCCTGCTGGCCCGCTGA